Proteins from one Deinococcus sp. AB2017081 genomic window:
- the trpS gene encoding tryptophan--tRNA ligase produces the protein MTTADVPAPRPRLLTGDRPTAPLHIGHYAGSLRIRVALQREYETFVLIADVQALTDHFEQPKKVRDNVLEVMLDYLAVGLDPAHVSFVLQSQVPELAELTVYFLNLVTVSHLRQNPTVKTEIVQKGYGEAVPAGFFVYPVSQAADITAFGATLVPVGDDQLPMIEQTREIVRRFGHLYAPILVEPQAVVGRVPRLPGLDGRAKMSKSLGNAIFLSDGADEVRRKVMGMYTDPLHVRAADPGTVKGNPVFAYLDAFDPDGAGVQALKDHYTRGGLGDMTVKRHLVDVLEDVLAPIRERRAESAADPASVWAILRAGTQRGQEVVAQTMHAVRGAMNLTSLEAAGNGPRGWAPSYPAEPD, from the coding sequence ATGACGACTGCCGATGTCCCCGCCCCCCGCCCGCGCCTCCTGACCGGCGACCGCCCGACCGCGCCGCTCCACATCGGCCACTACGCGGGTTCGCTCCGCATCCGCGTTGCCCTGCAACGCGAGTACGAGACCTTCGTGCTGATCGCGGACGTACAGGCGCTGACCGACCACTTCGAGCAGCCGAAGAAAGTCCGGGACAACGTGCTGGAGGTCATGCTGGACTACCTCGCGGTGGGCCTCGACCCGGCCCACGTGAGCTTCGTGCTCCAGTCCCAGGTGCCTGAACTGGCCGAGCTGACCGTGTATTTCCTGAACCTCGTGACGGTGTCGCACCTGCGGCAGAACCCCACAGTCAAGACCGAGATCGTGCAGAAGGGCTACGGCGAGGCCGTCCCGGCCGGTTTCTTCGTGTATCCGGTGTCCCAGGCGGCGGACATCACGGCCTTCGGAGCCACCCTCGTTCCGGTCGGGGATGACCAGTTACCCATGATCGAGCAGACGCGAGAGATCGTGCGCCGCTTCGGCCACCTCTACGCCCCGATTCTGGTCGAGCCGCAGGCTGTGGTGGGCCGCGTGCCGCGCCTGCCCGGACTGGACGGCCGCGCCAAGATGAGCAAGTCGCTGGGCAATGCCATCTTCCTGTCGGACGGCGCCGACGAGGTGCGGCGCAAGGTCATGGGCATGTACACCGACCCCCTGCACGTGCGGGCCGCCGATCCCGGCACGGTCAAGGGCAACCCGGTCTTCGCGTATCTGGACGCCTTCGACCCGGACGGAGCGGGCGTGCAGGCCCTGAAAGACCACTACACGCGCGGCGGCCTGGGCGACATGACCGTGAAACGTCATCTGGTGGACGTGCTGGAAGACGTGCTCGCCCCGATCCGCGAGCGGCGGGCGGAGTCCGCCGCCGATCCCGCATCGGTGTGGGCGATCCTGCGGGCCGGCACGCAGCGGGGGCAGGAGGTGGTGGCCCAGACCATGCACGCGGTGCGGGGCGCGATGAACCTGACCTCGCTGGAGGCTGCAGGGAACGGCCCCCGGGGATGGGCTCCCAGCTATCCCGCAGAGCCCGACTGA
- a CDS encoding GGDEF domain-containing protein, whose protein sequence is MKLVGYAFAALAATPGLLLLLRELVMHRAWLQVGTHGVVLLGAALLLVWGWRQPRRIPQAERIFAGLLVVSAVSFLQMYAAHPEQIVGRDLLGSVLLFIVTGLLLILPSRLSIPLSLLLLGAYRLEVNLLSGIDRDRLLVSQWVNTGMFALLVVGVVMRQTLAGLTERLHVLEELSNRDPLTGLFNRRGFEAQARLQRTGDTAGTLLVLDIDHFKVVNDTHGHAEGDRILTELGTQLLRVIPPGTLTARWGGEEFVVYLHGHDVLNAAAVADTVRAAAQHTLFGHVAITVSIGVASWPTDDTLHHAFLHADEALYTAKREGRNRVWVAGQTAPVQSGSAG, encoded by the coding sequence GTGAAACTCGTCGGCTATGCCTTCGCGGCGCTGGCCGCCACGCCGGGACTGCTGCTGCTGCTGCGTGAACTGGTCATGCACCGGGCGTGGCTCCAGGTCGGCACGCACGGCGTGGTCCTGCTGGGTGCGGCGCTGCTGCTCGTGTGGGGCTGGAGACAGCCCCGGCGGATCCCGCAGGCCGAACGGATCTTCGCCGGGCTGCTCGTCGTGAGCGCGGTGAGTTTTCTCCAGATGTATGCCGCGCACCCGGAGCAGATCGTGGGCCGTGACCTGCTGGGGAGCGTGCTGCTGTTCATCGTGACGGGCCTGCTGCTGATCCTGCCGTCGCGGCTGTCCATTCCGCTGTCGCTGCTGCTGCTCGGCGCGTACCGCCTGGAGGTCAACCTGCTGAGCGGGATCGACCGTGACCGCCTGCTGGTGTCGCAGTGGGTGAACACCGGGATGTTCGCCCTGCTGGTGGTGGGCGTGGTCATGCGCCAGACCCTGGCTGGCCTGACTGAGCGGCTGCACGTCCTCGAGGAACTGTCGAACCGCGATCCGCTGACCGGCCTGTTCAACCGGCGGGGGTTCGAGGCGCAGGCCCGGCTCCAGCGCACCGGCGACACGGCGGGCACGCTGCTGGTGCTGGACATTGACCACTTCAAGGTCGTGAACGACACGCACGGTCACGCCGAGGGCGACCGGATCCTGACCGAACTGGGCACCCAGTTGCTCCGCGTGATCCCGCCGGGCACTCTGACCGCCCGCTGGGGCGGCGAGGAATTCGTGGTGTACCTGCACGGGCACGACGTGCTGAATGCGGCGGCCGTGGCCGACACCGTCCGTGCCGCGGCGCAGCACACCCTGTTCGGCCACGTGGCCATCACCGTGAGTATCGGCGTGGCGTCCTGGCCCACCGACGACACCCTGCATCACGCCTTCCTGCACGCTGACGAGGCCCTGTACACCGCCAAGCGGGAGGGGCGCAACCGCGTGTGGGTCGCCGGTCAGACCGCGCCGGTTCAGTCGGGCTCTGCGGGATAG